The nucleotide sequence TTAAGAGAGTTCTACTTTCTGCCCAGCGACTTTCACTGCTTGCCAaaatttcttaatcaataaatgtGAACTTCAGAGAATCAAGTCCCGTGCTCTCCTTCAGTCCCAGAGGTTAGAAATATGCTACAGTCCATCCTAGTTACTGATCTCTCTCTTCATCTGGATTTCAGACATTAGTTCTAGCACCAACTCCTTTCATTATCTTTTATTCCTGCAATTACAAACAACAGAACCACCTCAACAACAAGGTTCTATTATCTGGGGAgttttgaaaggaaagagaataccCAAATTCAGATATAAATTGATGTagatcttaaaaagcagaacagcGCACTGAGAATTTGGGAATGCACTGCATAATATAACAGTTCAAACTGGATGGAGTAGAAATGGACATACACCCAGAATGAAGAGAACCTAACTCCCTAGTTAGTCTACCCTACCTGAATTTCCTTTGATTCTCTGAAGACAGTTTGTTCAAACTATAAATAACCcccaatgttttaaaaaaaaaaaaaaaggaaagtcctCTTTCTACATCTCCCCCACAGAGGGGCTCCTCTTTTGGGTTCCCTGTCCCCTTTTCACCCAGAAGAACTCTATGTTCCTCCACAGGACACCACACAGCCCAGCTCCTGGCAGAATGTGAAGTGGACAATGACATCACAGTAAAGAGTCACATCCATTTAATTTGGAATGGGGAGGAAAGTTACCGGATAGATGAAGAGGTTGGACATTGGGAGAACATAAATCCTGAAGCCAAGGAATACCCATATATTCTGCAGAGTCCTCTCTGGACCAATCTAACAAAATACTACATGAAGGTATATTGTGTTGACTTGATGAGGAAAATCATTGGGTATTCAAGCTTAAGGGATAATGGTGAGTGTTACCTTATTCCCATCTCCTCCTGAAAGGTCTAGGTCACCTCCACAATTCTGTATAGTCACTGGAGTCTCAGAGAAAGAGGCAGGAATCCTACCTTCAGATCATAGCCCCAATTGTCAATgggaaaatttgttttaaatgtgaGAAAGTATGAGTtaggttatttcttttttccatatttccttctttctttcacactttccttccttctctccatttccttttttcctttcttttttctctactttcatttctgtttccttcttttttctgttatttcagtactttctttccttccttcttttcctccttcttgcctttttatttctcctttctttctcccttccattctttcctcctttcttttttcttatcctcAAGTTAAAGTCTTTCTCCCATCACTCATCGAGGCAAGACAATGACTCCTAGAGTTCAAAAACCATGGCAGGTAAATACATACTCTAAAATGATCTCCTTGGCTGAGAAATCTATGTTTACAGTCATGGGGATAAAGAACTATGTATTTTCTGTGTAAAGAGCAGTCTAGCTAAATTTAGAACATCAGCAGCAGGCAGTTTGCCACCaataatgttttactttttgaGGGGGAGGAAGTGACAGAGATACATGAAGGATAGCCTAGTAAGCATGATGGGTATTCAATCTACATGATCAGGAGTATCCCCACTGATTCAATCATGGGTGACAGAAGACTAAGTTTCTTGAAGATGGTTTAGAAAGCTGTTGGTGATAAGTTTGTCAAAACCAACAGATGGTGACTCAGTAACTAGACGTTAACTTAGCACTCTTTCAGGTGTCCAGGCATATACACAGGAATAAAAGGTACTCTCAAGGACCTCATAGATCCATTGGGCACCACAGCATAGGAGATGGTGCAATGAGGAATCTGAGAGTATTCATGAAGGTAAAGATAATGGAAGCATCAAACATTGACTAAAGATTGTGACATGAGACATTCTTGATCTCTCCTCCTAGTGGCTCCTGAGGTGGCTGTATCTCAACATGTCAGTCCAGAAGGCAGCATCATTCTCTCCTGCATTGCCACAGGTTTCTACCCTCGCTCCATCATCATGCACTGGGAAAAGAATGGGAAGCTGGGGATATGGGGAAATGAGAGTTCCAGTGGCACCCTGCCCAATATGGATTCTACCTTCTACCTCAAAGTTACCTTAGAACTCTCACCAGAGGACTCAGGTGCAGGTTATACCTGTGTGGTAGAACACAGTGAGCTGAAGAGTCCTGGTATATATTCAGGTCAGTGTTTTAGCCACACACTCTCATCACATCCCTAAGAAACTGGGCCCCAGAATATAGTTCCattctctccccacttctttcATTGAATGCACACTCACTTGCATTCTATTCTTTATTTCAATAGTCCCTAGTAAGCCCACTATAAACAAGCCTTGGATTCTTGCACTGGGCATCATGTTGGCTGTCATCCTACTGCTGAGCTGTGCTGGGGTCTTCATCAAATGGAAGATGAGGAAGACAGTACGAATGTAAGAAGAGAGAAGTGACAGGAAGATTTTGGATTGGGAGCACCAAGGAGACAGGAGATATTGCTATCATGGCAACCTCAATAACTGATTGtaagaaaatgttttaagtaGATAATTCCAAAATCTTAGGGTCAAAGTAGTACACAAAGTCTATGAAATCCCAACCTTACCTGATCAAAAAACTCCTCAATAACATCATGGCAAGTCAATCTCTTCAAGCCCAGTCAGCTTACCTGGGAAAATAGGATATTAATGGCATGTGCATCACAGTAATATTCACATAATGTGCCAGtcaaacctttaagtgctatgGAAATATTGGTAATTGTTATGCCTCTATTAATGCAATTAGagaccactttttaaaaactgtcaTGCCAAGACCAAATCACATTCCTGATTTCTATGAAGTTTTCAGTCCATTAAAATACCCAGGACTTTATGattacagaaaatattttattggtgtgtgcatgtgtgcatttTACACAACTGtagtatttaaattttatacatatttcaATCTAATCCAATGCAATCCAACAAGAATTTGACAAGGACCTATTAATGTTTTGCTAGACTCTTGTAACACAAGGAGCAAAGgaaaatagtctctgctctcatagagcttacattctattggggtaACTCCtgtaaaatttcatctttttgtatTCTGCCCATTGTTCTACCCTTTAAAAATCTTTCGGGATCTTGTCTCATTCCCTggtgttatttatatttttgatgaCATTAACTACCCGTCCTGGATTGGAGTCATCTCCAGATTTGATGGACATGTCATCTATGGCTTCATCCAAGCCATCACAAATATGGTAGCTCTTAGTGAAGAAACTTCTCTTGCTAGACACTCAAAAATTGGTCAATCATCTCTTACAATTCATtagagtaaatatttattaaatacttgctatgCTCAAATGAATAGATAGCTTGTTATATATAATGGAGACTCTgtcctgaagttaggaagatctggattcgAGTCTCAGATATTTGTTgtttgaccttgaacaagtcatagTCAGAGCCTTAGGTAACTCTCTTAGACTAAATTATAAGAAGTGTAAATCTTCGCTGATAGAAGGAGTTCCTCACTGAGATTTCTTTATACTTATGATAGCACATGTCGAGACCCCCCAAAAATGCTGAGAGGGAAGTATTATATGCCATTACAGTTCATAGAATCATGTTGATAAATGAAGTTCAGCTCACTGCCTTCTATGAAGAATCCATCATCTTCCCTTAAAAAAATGTTCAGCCACTCATCTATTTCCAGACCAGCAGGACTGTGTATGTTGGGAGCATGAGTGTGATAATATGATGTGGGGTATCGTGGTTAAAGTAAACAGAAAGAGATGCTTTGTCCCATGGGGAAATGTGAACGTGACCCTGGATCATCCCTGGCATGATGTCTTCTTTGTTCTGATTCCACATGATATCTGGTCTAACCTGGGGTTCATGTATGGATCCACCATTTGTCCTGCTACAGCAGAGAACCTCCTCATGAATAAGCTTTCCCTAATAAAATCTATTTGATTCTGATCTAGAACAGGCCCCTTTTTCTTTGGTATCACCATAACTTCTCATTAAGATGGAATGGCCCCTCAGGATGGGTATAATCAAAACAGAACCACCCAAAACTCATTATAGACTTCTCCCACTCACCATTATTTTTCAGGGATCATTCTTGGTGGCTCCTCAATCTTTTCAGTACCTTGAGATGCTCTTTATCCAAGACTGGAGACTTGCGCTCTTTGAGGGTACCCCAAACATCTCTAGTCAACTTgtcagctttttttaaaaaacacgtTTAGCTTTATTTAAAAATCTCACTGCTCATTATCATAGTTAAAAGATTGCACACCAGTAGATATGCTGTAACCACAGGAAATTCTTATTAAAGTTGGGTTTACAGTAATCTGatcctttaccaaaaaaaattactgCAAGTTATTGAtaacagaatttcttttttactttcttaagtctaattCTCTCAAATATTAAACCTTATTTCCACTCCCCTCTATCCAAAGTTCGACCATGGTCACATTAGGAAATACCTCTGTTTATTTGTTAATCAGAAATACAATTCAAGTGGCATGTATTTCCATTTGCTTCTTGAGCTGGGTTTCAGCTTCATTGTATTTTACAAGAAAACAGAAATGCAGTGGTCCCATAAAGACTTTCAGGTTGCAACTGAGGTTTAATGATGGCAGTTGAGGAAAGCAGCAGGGATGCAGAGTAAGGCCAGCTCAGCTGCCCTGATCTGGCCATGAGATCTTTTTTCTTGTCTGGTTTGCATTGTAGCAAGGAGGTCTTTCTGGTCAGGTTGCCTCCACCAAATCTGACTGAAGGAAAAGTTTCACATGCTCTGGTTGATCCTTTTTAAGGGTGATGCCCATTCTTTTTTAAGTCATAGAGTCTCTCCTTCAGTCTGTTAGTTGGGGTATGATACTAATATGAAGAAAAGTGTCAGTGTAGCCCAGATGTTCACTTAGCCACTACAAAGGTATCCTCCAACATTGACTCAATTCCATGAATCAAAATTTGAgtcttcttttccccatcttcaGGAGTAATTGCAGAAGGACAAACTTCTTCTAAGAGGTCTCTTAGTGCAGGCAATTGTCCATCTGCAGCAACTGGTTGCAATGACTTCTGGATAAAAAATCATTCAGttgggtcagctgggtagctcagtgaatggagagccaggcctagagataggaggtcctgggttcaaatctggcctcagacacttcccagctgtgtgaccctgggcaagtcacttgactcccattgcccacccttgccactcttccacctaggagccaatacacagaagttaagggtttaaaaaataaaaaacaaaagaaaagatcatTCAGTTGTTGCCTGATATATTCTACAGGGTATGTATCAAAATCCATTATCTTCTGTAGAATATTCCATGA is from Gracilinanus agilis isolate LMUSP501 chromosome 2, AgileGrace, whole genome shotgun sequence and encodes:
- the LOC123233113 gene encoding zinc-alpha-2-glycoprotein-like, which codes for MKPGSPLMRSTGCQRSWRWFFSAGIFIMEVFALRKTQAVHHRHELQFTTVGTIHSVLELSAISLIDDVEVVSYNKGQKQITIKIPWISIVLGKIHLTQWYNLLVKYEKDFLWPIQFLARHDINHDRHHTAQLLAECEVDNDITVKSHIHLIWNGEESYRIDEEVGHWENINPEAKEYPYILQSPLWTNLTKYYMKVYCVDLMRKIIGYSSLRDNVAPEVAVSQHVSPEGSIILSCIATGFYPRSIIMHWEKNGKLGIWGNESSSGTLPNMDSTFYLKVTLELSPEDSGAGYTCVVEHSELKSPGIYSVPSKPTINKPWILALGIMLAVILLLSCAGVFIKWKMRKTVRM